The following is a genomic window from Salarias fasciatus chromosome 10, fSalaFa1.1, whole genome shotgun sequence.
ATgtacttcagcttttttttttttccagtactCAGTCTTGTGGATTATACTTCCCACCACTGACCTGACCTCCTGGCTATCTTACCACAGCTGTTTGTTTCCAAACCGCAGGTGGTTCATTCTTTGTCCTGTTAGAGGTAACGGGAGAAAAGCCATTTTACCACATTCAAACTACATATTGTTACCAATTACTTGAGAATTTCGTTGTTATTAAATGCTTTATTGAGTCATAAATGTGTGCATGTTTATCCAATACACTCAATTTGGAGggcatttcatgtttttattcaaatctGTCACCAGAGTGTTCATGTATTTCTTCCTTCAAAGTGTTTCCTCACCATTTCATCTTCTGCTTTTAAGGATTAATATATTTGTGGCCCTCAGCTGTTTTCAGGTCACCATGCAAGCGTATATTGTATTATATCTGAGAGCAGGGAGCCAATGGGGCCTATCCATGAAGCACTGACATGGCCATAAAAGTGTAACAAACTATCTGTTgtaacttcagaaaaaaactaTCTTTTTAGTAAAACTTTCCTAATTGGCATCCTCAATGAAGCAATTGATGGCAGTAGTTCATTCATGGAATTATGAACTGTGATCATGGTTTCACTAGGAAATTGCAGTgacattattatttcattttttaacaagTCAGCAGCATTCATAAGGTGTTTCCACAATCTAATTTTTTAGCTTTGAGTAGTAAAGTTTCAGGGTGAGTACTAAGAGGGTTTGAGACCTTGTGAAACACAACAGGAGAGCTAAAATCTGCCTTTTGTATTGTATGATAAAGCTTTGCCTTGGTCAGGTTTTAAGAACACAGTTTCTCTCTGGGTTTCAATTCTGCAAAAGGATACTCTCACTCACACTAAAACAGGAAACTGTCAAAACCAATATGGAAAAAGACAGAGGATATGTATGATTTACAATGTTTTGAATATGCTGAAAAAAATATGTAGCAGATGTTGTTCAGACAGAAGATGCAATCCAGCTCTTGCAGCCCTGATTCTCGAAATGGAAGTGAAAATCACCCTCTACTGGTAACTCAGAAAAAAACGATATTTATCCTGAAGATAGAATTATTCTGAATGACACAATGCTGTAAGGATTGTCACATAAAATCAATAACTAATCaagaaaatttaaagaaaacgtAAATTGATAGTTTTCATTTTACACTTgatacatacaaataaatacagaaattgaATAAAATCTAAAACTTTTATTGTGCATGTGCTAAAAGTGTCATAATAGACATATTGAGTAGGAGTGTAACTGATGAACATCATTTTGAAGATAGAGTGACGACACTCAAGATTAGGTTCCAAGTCTGAAGATGATTTTCCCAGGGTGAGGTGCAGCCATTGCACTATGGGAATTCCCCAAATGTGTAGTAATGGAGGAATGCGTCCGTGCTCTTCCCTGATAATATGTTCTAAAGAATTCCAGAAACTAGTCTTAAAAAACAATCAACCCATATCTGGATCAGTTGCAAAGCAGTGGTTATAGCAAACAATAATACAATGCAAATAGCACCaagaagaaatacaaaaacatgaagaatttacagaaaatgaaatgtcacaTCAGTTTCCCCTGTCAATGAACTTCTGAAAAATCTTTCAATAATAACATTCTGGAAGACCGCTCACTGCTCTTAACAACTACCAGTAGAAGAGTCTTTCAGATCAAAATGTCGCCTCATTTCTCAATGTTGTTTATGCACACAATGACACCAGTCCTGTGCCTGTCACAGTGCAGAAAGACCAGCAGCAGGCAGCACCGGATGAGATGtaactcttatttttttttttcaccaacaCAACGAACACAAGGATGAGCTGAGctgatgcacacacagacaaaacgTACAGAACACACTGACAGGCCCACAAGTAGCCAACAAGACACACAACGAGAGCAGGGCATAAATAGAGAAGACACAGGTGTGACACATGAAGATGATTAGTCCATGAGGAAGGTGATTGGCTTGGAGAATATGAGGAGAGGCAGATACAgacaacagctgaaacaaatgATGCGCACAAGGAAGACACAGACAAAGAGGTGCGCGCATGGGGGCAAGCCCAGGGGTGAACACACTGACTACAATGATACACTGTAGTTCATTGCTGCACCATGTGAAAACTCATGAAGGACAAGGGAGATGTCTTGTAGTAAGTCCAGGTTGATCCCAAAATCACTCGTTATCATCCAGTCCCAGGGAGCGGTTACTGATTCACACACAGTTGAGACTGTGCTCgtgggaaaaaagaaagttttttatCCGTCTCAAAATGgagaatattaaaataaatgtagtttGTGGTAAACTTGGTTTCTGAGACTGGCATTTGAAGAAAATGTgtacatatgtatgtatataaaaTATTACTGGAATCATATGTTGTCATCTCTTCATGTCAAGCAGGATAGtttaaaaggttgaaaagagGTGAACAGCAAGGACAACTCTGCAGACACTGTATTTATTCtaaggaataaaaaaataaaagtaaaacacaaacaaacaaaagtgaatTAGTGGGACTCCTGCTGCAAAATCTGTGACCTCACGTCCAAAGATAAAGAACACAAACATACATAATTATTCATAGCATGGATATATCCAATAAACTGTGCGTATTTCACCTTTTTAGTGAggcaaaatatttttaattgtcAACATTTCATGCCAATATACCCCTTTTCAAAGTGAGTGTCACCTATCCACCAAATTGTTGGCCTTCAGTCTTTAACTTTATTCCAGCCTTCTGCAGAACTCCTCCACTTCACTGAAATAGTGAGCAGGTGACCTTATCTTTGTCCATAAAAGGAACGGTCCTCGCTGTGCTGTTTGGTTCTTTAACTTCATCTCGATAGGAGGCACTAAAGTGTAGTCTTGACGGTGCAGTCTTGACGATGCGGTTTTGACGGTGCTGTCCTGACGGTGCTGTGTAAGGCACTGCAGATATATTATTGGACAAACTGGTTGTTGGTAACCTGGCCCTTCAAGGCTGACAGGGGGCGCAACAGATGGACAGTCAACTTAGCAAGGGCGTGAAATAATTCCATTACCATCACCCTCAGCAGCAAGTGATGCAAGAGGGCTGTATGACAATCTGCCGAAGTAGTCCATCTCTTTCCCTCCAGCTATCTCTGGTTAAGGCAGTACACCAAAACCAAGTCCACTGGTGTTCAGAGTTCTCtctcatcacctccaccagctTCTCCATTGTGGTAGTGGCACTCTGATTTGGAGCCATGTATACTCCAAGCCACTTTGTAAAATAGCCCATGGTCACAAGAACATAGCAGTTAACATGGTCAGTGACTGGGAAGGGCCCCAAGATGTCCATTTCCACTCTCTCCATTGACGGCCCCACCAAGTACTGCTGGAGTGCCGCATGGAAATGCTGGATTGATCCCTTCTGGGCAGTGCAATCATCACAACAGTGAACATGCAGCTCAACATCTCGTTGACAGCCCAGCCAGTAGAAGCACCTTCGGAGATGGTGGAGGTCCGTGGCATTACCATAGTGTTGAATCCACAAGGCCATGGACAACCTGGAGAACTTGCGGATTCAGAGTTTCAGgtaccagcagctgcaggaggtcaTTCCCTTGTTCTGGTGTCTGCCACCTTTGGTACATCAGTCCATTATGGACTTCAAGGTTGACCCATTGGCAGTGATGTGCCTTCACCTGAAGTCCCAAGGCCGACACTTCTGCCCTGCCCTGCATCCAGCCACCCTTTCAACAATACAAGGGTTGCATCAGCCACTTGGTTATGCTTTAATTGCTCAGTGGTCAATGTGTGTCATCCGTCTTCATTGTCCAAAGAGTGGAAAGTTGCCACCCTCCACACCTCCTGGCTTCGCTCTTCCTGATGCTGTCAGTAGCGAAACTCCACTGCCACACATGGACGGTGAGAGAGGCCACCAGCCCTGCTGTGAAGTCGCCCTGCACAATTCTGGATTTCAAAGTCATACCCCCAGAGAGCTTTCAGCCAGAGAGCAACTTGGCCCACCGGGATTTTGAAGTTCAGGAGCCATGTGAGTGAGGCATGGCCAGTGCGAAGGAAGAAGTGACTCCCATGTAGATATGGCCCGAACTGCCACAGGGCCAAGACAACTACCAATAACTCACGGCAGGTGACACAGCAGTTCTTCTCCATCTTGCTCAGTGCCTGGCTGAAGTAAGTCACAACATGTTCCCCACCTTCTGCTTGCCGGGAAAAGATAGCCCCAATTCCAAAACTGCTATCATCAGTGTCCACAATGAAGGGCTGCTGAGCATCAGGGTACCCCAACACTGGAGCCTCAGTGAAAGCTGTTTTGAGTTAGTTGTAGGCTGCAGCATAATTTTCATCCTGGTTGAATGGGTGGCCTTTGTCATACCTTTTTCCCAATGAAACTAGCGGGTTGACCCGTGTTTTTTAAACAAGGGTCAACCCGCTAACAATCGACAATtgaaccctttcccactgccttcAGACCAAGGTCTAATCACCTGCAGGCGAGCTGTGTGGTTGCGCTTTCCTGTGCTGAtgatgtcccacgttgatgacttCATCAGTGCGATGGAGCACAGTGATGTAAACTATGGAGCAGagcacagtccccgttacctgtcgatgaatctcctcttccccacggatcaggagaagcGCTCTGATCTCattatcttgccaatactgggtcatcttgacaaaggatatctcacgctgtgtccaaaaacaacaagcgtGCCAACATAAGCACGCTACGTCGACttcatcacgtaaattaccaCGTCGACCCGGGTCTGCCTTTCCCACTGAGGCCAATGGGAGGTGAGCCGATTAAAACCCGGGTGTCGAAATGCTgtttaaaccctttcccactgccatgaggagctgATTATTAGcaggtttaaacgggttttttggccagtagGAAAGGGGTATCAGTTAGGCAGTGCAGGAGGCTGGCAATGGTGGAAAAACCCTAGACAAACCGCCAGTATGAGACCAAACCCAGGAAGCTTCATAGCTGACTGACATTCGCAGGTGTTGGCCAATCTCAAACTGCAGCCACCTTTTTTGCTGTGTCAGTGTCAACACCACGATCCCTGATGACATGGCCCAGGAACACTGTCTCTCTGGCCATCAGGTGACACTTTGTAGGGTTTGTCCTCAGCCCAGCCCAGTGGATGACAGTGAAGACCTCACTCAGATTTGGGAGAGCTCAGTCAAAGTCAACAACATGCACCAACTGGTTGTCAAGGTACACCACACAGTGAACACAGTGAGAAACATTGGTTAAAGCACAGCATGCAGAAATAATCTTACCAATGGAGGAACCCTTCTCTCCCTGCAGTGGAACCAGCAGGCTCACTGAGATGTTATGCTAACTTGTTCAACTTCAAGCACGTCAGGTGCAAGAGGTACAGGTGTAGCAGTTGGAATGCTAACTGATGCAACACACTCCCACTGGGGTTGGTTTGATCCACTGACTTCAAGATCTTGAGACTCTTGTACAGGTGATGCTGCCATTTGGACACATGGTTAAAAAGATTTTCCTGCTAACATTGAGTGTCACAGTTTATCTGCACCACACTCATCTCAACATATTACCAAAAATTGCTCAAGTGCAATGCCGAACTGGAGCTGTGACGACGCTTCTCACAGCAAGAGTAATGAAGAGAGTGACTATTTGCAGTGTGAGCACtttggtgaaaaaaatgactttgatCAAATTaatttgagttttttgttttttttttgtcgttgttttgaaatgttcttcATTTGACAATGccaagatgaaaatgaaaaaaagaaaaaagttgggCCCGTACTCTAACCACTGACGAATGGTTTCTCTGCACTACGGAGCTCATGCGCCACCTGGTGGCGATACTTTGGTAtcacaaccacacacaacaGTGACTGATGTTTGAGGAATGCTGAGTTGGAAGAATATTGCTGACAATAAACAGAGCACAAGCTGGGATGGGCTTCAAATGCACAAATTGATAAACTGGATAAAAAATCTAACTGTGTCATGGCAGAAGAAATCcggtaaaatacaaaacatacaATAACCCATACCTGCCAACACTTTTATCTGAAGTATAGCATCCTGATTGGAGATGTTTAAGTCAACAGCAGACGGAGAGACTGCCAGGCATGCAACTGTACCACACAACCAATATTACTAACTGCACCTATGCCAGCTACTTCTTCTTTCCTCGATCAGTGagttttttctgtgttgttccAGTGAGCACCATAAGAGCACGCACTGCTCCTGAGCTTGGGATACAGACATAAAAACTAACTGGTATGTTtaacaaagactgaaaatgtttaGTTAATTTCACAATAACAATCACTCTCAGATTGTAGCTCTCTGAATTATTTGTCCATTAGTCATGTTTCCACTggaaaacaacagtgaagattTTCTGCTGAGAGATCAGAGTTGGATCAGATTAAGTACACATAATCACAAGTATTTCAAAATACATTGCAAGACAGTGCGCTGTGTATATTACACAACCACAAATCCAACCTCATATTGATTCAGTTATCACTGCGATTTTGAGCGCTGAAGAAATGCATGTTAACCTAAATAACGCAGCTGAAAATACATTACGATATTGATATTCTGCTGTATATTCTTCTGTTTAGAAGTTGCTCAGTTGCCCGGTTCAGTATGGAGGCATGGTTGACGTACGACAGTCACCATTGTCGCGTCTAAATGGCATCACGCATGTGTCGCCTGAATGACGTCAGAACGAGAGGTCCTTCGTCTCAGCGCGGATTTCAAAAACATGACTTTACCGAGCATATTAACTTCAAATTTTTGAGGTCAGACTGAAGTGTTATttatggagacacacacacagtaatcgTGTATATTAATGCAGTCTGTGTTTGTGAAACTTTTGCTTTCCCGTACAAATAGTGACGTAATTCATCCGCCCTATCCATTTGTTTATAACGTTAGCCAACGTTAGCTCTAACTTTGCTAAAGAAGTACGTTATTTTAAAATTAGAAACTTCTTTTGACAGCGACTCACATGAAACAGATTTATGTATATATTCAGACACTTACTGTTTCTTTGAGTaactttaaacacattttggaGATTAAATcgatgctaaaaaaaaattagccaACTAGCTAACGCGGGATGGTTTGTTGACACTGCGGCTGCCGAACCGGACATTAATGTTCTACAATGGAAGATAACTCGTCCTGTTCTTCGATGGTGACTGCTGTCCCTCAGTCGTCCTTTCTGCAGAGGATTTTGGATCGATTATCAAGCACACATTGCCTGAAGCTCGGAGCCGAGGAGGCTGCTCCGGTGGCTGTCATTTCCCTGCAGAGGTACCTGTCAGAGCAGACTGACTGCTACAGCTACGACCTGACAGTCACTGACGGGGTGTGGCGGGCCAAATGTTTCCTTCACCCCAGTTTAAATCAGATGGTGCACAAAAACATCCTGAAGACTGGGGCCGACGTCAGCATCACGCAGTGCTCGTTTGTGTACAACGAGAGGACACTGGGACATGGTTACATGTGCATCGAGAAGATCAGGTGTTGCGGTGACAGGTCTGCCGTCCTGCCCGACATAAACGACGTTTTTTCCCTGCCCATGCTGGTAAAACAGGGCATGGAGAGGAGCGCGGTGCTGCAGAGCGATGCTCCTcttcagctgagcagaaaaCACTACCTGTCTCTGTGGAACAACGACGACCCTGAAGGGGACATGTGGCGTTCAGGGTCCTCCTCTTCTGTTACAGTGCTGGATGGTGAGCTGCTGAACTGTCACCTCACTGTtagacattgttttcaagtCACATGTTAATTATATCACTGCAGTTATGTTATGAGGCTACATTACATTCATCAGGATCAAGTAGCCAAGATGCATCCCTTTTCTCACAGCAATCTTCTGTGGTTAAGTAGGATTTCAACATCAGTTCTGCAGTTTAACTTTCCTGTCTTGTAGGGAAGTTATTTTGGTTGAAGTTCCATATACAACCCCATTTGATACTGAGTCTGGTGAAAAGATTAAGCATAAACATCTACACATTTCTTTCATGTAGCTGTTATTTGAATCATGATCTTCCTGTGGGGTGGATTGATTCTCTGGCAGGCTGCTTTTGACACCCGATATACAGCCTCCGTCTTATAtcaataaacaaataaagcGACATAAATAATTAAACTGCCCAGCAGGAAACCAGCTGAGAATCATCCATTATAATGATGTCTTTGTTAATGATGCCAGGACTGAGTCACTTTTGGTCACCACAGGGATGATTAGTGGAATTTTCTTTCAACAGTGTCCAGAGTTACTCTTCTCTCTAATCTGGGGTCTGGCTTGCGGGAGCCATGGAAATTTCTTCCTCTCCTGGTGAAGATAATCCACAAATCCAGATTAAGGTATTATGGGAAGTTTGGTCAAAAGATTGATTACCCCTACCAGGTGAGTTTGAACATAATAATAATGTCAACTCTCTTCTTCATCTCAGCACCAccattctttttttcaaagcatgtttgcttctttgttttagGAGTATTTTAATAACATTCATGTTTAATTCACACTTTTGTCTCATGCCAGGCGTATTTTGAAGTTGCCGACCAGAGTGGCACGATGTCTCTCGTGCTTTGGAATGAACTTTGTCCAGAGTTTTATCAGAGATTCACTGTTGGCACTGTGCTGTACCTCCAAAATTACACCCTGAAGCAGAGTTACTCAAATCGGTCACGTCCGCAGATGGACCATCACAGACTGCAAACCTTTACCTCTGTAGGTACGTATGTGACTGCCTCCCGCAACCATGTTGGGTCATTATCAGACACTGTCATCTTCTAtttaaagttttcagatttaaattattttaagtATCAATGGAATATTTTAAAGACTTGAAGAGTTTAGTAGTTAATatgcaaaaaaatgtaaaaattctattttttcaaaaaggatttttttttttttttgctgtatctCAATGAACCAAATTGATACATACATACCTataaatttgacttttttttgtctacATTTATCTCTTttaaagaaatctgcctgaatCGTCACAACCCGACGGCAATCATAACTGTGATCTCACCAAAGAACGTTCGGCCTGAGTGGATGCTGCCTGACGTTTGCTACCAGTTCACCTGCAGGTACTGAACCGTGCTGGTTTATCACTGTCAGGTTTCACATCTGTCTTTTACCGTGTAATGTAAGACAGACCAAAAGAAGCCAAACCACTGCCTACTTCTACAAGACACATTCAAATAAATTATATTTCCCTGGCCATTTATTACTGTGTTTTCACTCTGGGTCCAAACAGGTCGGAGTTGGACAAACTAGCCAACAACGCGGCGTGCGACGTCATTGCTTTGGTGACATTTGTTGGTCGTGTTGAAAGAGTCAAGAGCAAAATGACTAAAGGTAAGAAATTGTGACATAAAATAGGTTGAGGTAtgtttaaattgtttttcttttcatttctgattTCTTTATTGATCAAATGTTTACTTTCAAGGTCCAGAGAAATACTGGACGTATCGCTGGATCCACGCTGTGGACGGAACATCTGACCACCCTTTTGTCCTGGAGCTGTTTTCCTCTTCCCAAATGGACATTTTCAGTCGTATTTGTCCGAGTAAGTCAGCTGGCGACTGAAATCTGATCACACTATTGGCACACCCACCAGCACAGGGGTCTGCAAAAGTGCCATTTTTATGATTTTCCAATTACTTAAATTTACCTGGAGCCACAGAGCACATCCAACCTTCAAAATGAGGCTGATACAAGTTCTACATTTTTGAAACATACAAAAACTGTTTCTTATGTTACATTTAGAAAATGTCTGTCATAGTTTCAGATGGCAAaaatttcatgacattttcagctgtttttgtatCTGATTTTACCGACTTCATCTTTTTTCGAGGAATTTTCGGCTCCACAtaggaacaaaaaaaaccagaaatgaTGAAATTTACTAAAACACTACACACACTATTTTACATGGAAAGAAATATAGAGTCTTATGACCACAAGATAGAAGAACATTTTAGATATTTAACaattttacatgttttctaaacagtttttctttgtttgtttttttgcatttaagaatttcaagtcattttaacatttttttcgcCCCTATTGTAgttattgtgctttttttaatgcagcagtttctcctcctcagtgacCTACCTGGTCTGCACTCAGATGCGACTTTGCCAAGTGGAGGGCTCACTGCCGTACCTCACCAGCAGCTCTGAGACGGAGATGTTCGTCACAGGTAAGtcacctgcagcagggagcCGCTCCGAAAGCTCATGTGACGCGTTGTGCGTGACTGTCCGTCATCTGTTTTCACACAACAGGCTGCCACAAAGGTCAGCCGTACGTGAGCGATCCGAGAGTGAAGAGCTTCATCCAGTGGACCAAAACCCAGAAGGACAATGCAGTGCTCCAGAAAACTGCTGTTGGCGGCCATTACTGTTACCCTCACCCCCCAAGAACATTTACACAGTCAGCGGCAGACGCCTCAGGTGAGGAGAGGAAACAGTATGGTGCTTTTCGTTCCTATTAATAACAATTATCTGTTTTGCGCTACTGTCCCATTAAACTTTTACTTAAAATGTAAATCTTATCATTTCTCAGTTCAAGTCCCCCTGGTTTCTGCAGAGGATCTGAAGCAGGAGTTAGCGTCGCTTCAATACCGAGAGCATAAAAAACTTGCAATTCAGGGCCAGATCACTGCGGTGCGCTACATGGAAAGGCCGAAAGTCCCAGATGCACATCAACCAGGCGACGAGCAGGTAGCCGAAGTCAGTTTAAATGCATCATTTGTGAAGTGGAGgcttaaaatgtaaaaatgcatcattggggtttttttttttgtttgtttttttttttccttctgctggttggtgtgtgtgtgagcagacagTCCCAGATACACACAGtccgtcagcagcagctgagcagcagagccgtTTACCCTCTCCGTCCTCTGATGGCAGCTCAGCAGGAAGCGGGAGAAAAAGGATTCCTGTCAGGTATAACTTGATTTCAGTCCTACGCATTCTGATACTGTTGATGTGTTTAAGTCTTCATACAGAATGACAGAAATCGTCGGATGTTTTCCAGGAAAACTAAGCAGTCCTCAAACGACGGTGGCACTTCAGCGAAAAGGCAAGTGAAATATTCGACCGATGTGCATTAATGAAACCTTTTGACCACTTTGAGCtcgtgtgtttctgctccagcagacGGCTTGTATATAAAGATGCAGAGGAGGAAAGCCACCACTGTGACCCTGCATGTGAGGAAGTTCAGCATGTAGAAACAGAAGAGGACAATAGAGGTGAGTAACTGGAGCTTCATCTTTCACTGCAGGGTCATTTATGCGTCGCCGTTCGACTAATCTGTTTGTCTTCCAGATTCAGACGCTCTGTCTTGGGAAAGCAGCAGCTGGGCGACACAGCGACAAGAAGTGAGGGAACATCTGTGTGACGGCGGCCTCTACCGGGACAGCGTCTCCCGGCGGTTCTCCTTCGAAGAGAAGGACGTCCTCCTGCAGTGGGGCAACCTGCAGCCGACCCGGTGGCACCCGGACCTCACCGCAGACGCCGTCCCGCCTGCGGACTGCCCGGGGTACTACCAAGTCACCATATTAGGTAAACCCAACTCCCTCTGTGTCGCGGAGGCAGACCGTCTTTCCCCCGCTCACTGAAAGTGTGTCAGATTATTAATGCCGGAACTGAGCGGACACGCCGACTTACTGACTGAATGGAGACTTTCATGGCTGATCGTATCATAAGTTGTCTTATTCATCCAGTCCTAATGACCACAGCTCTCTCTGCCCTTCTTTTCTGTTATTCTGTTACCCGTACGTCATGGGTGAGTCAGTCAGAGGTGGAGACCGGCCGTCAGTGGAAACTGTGTCACACAGCCGGAGGTCTGAGTCACCTGGAGAAAAAGACTGCAGACTTCCTAACTGTGTTTAATGAAGATTGCCCTACTTCTTGAACATTCTGTATTAAAGCCTCCTAATCTGCAAGTCTGACTTTCACGATTCGATCTTTCCCAACAGGCATTAACAAACAGATCGCCGTCGACGCTGCGTGTTTCCCTGTCGTGACCTCCGACGACCCCCGAACCGTTGGCCTCTCTCAGGACCCCCACGGCAACACCATGCTGTCCTGCCTGTCGTCGGGGTTTCTCTGCCCTCTCGGCGACGCGGCCAGCCACAGCGAAACAGCCCTGCCCGAGCCAAGTAAAGCAGACTCACAGGGTTTTATCTGTAACAGATTCAGGTTTGACTTCCGGTCGCTGTCTTCGCAGATGAGATACTGGCGACCGCCGGCgagctggaggacacacacctcGTGTGCATCTTGGACCTTTGTCA
Proteins encoded in this region:
- the radx gene encoding RPA-related protein RADX isoform X1, translated to MEDNSSCSSMVTAVPQSSFLQRILDRLSSTHCLKLGAEEAAPVAVISLQRYLSEQTDCYSYDLTVTDGVWRAKCFLHPSLNQMVHKNILKTGADVSITQCSFVYNERTLGHGYMCIEKIRCCGDRSAVLPDINDVFSLPMLVKQGMERSAVLQSDAPLQLSRKHYLSLWNNDDPEGDMWRSGSSSSVTVLDVSRVTLLSNLGSGLREPWKFLPLLVKIIHKSRLRYYGKFGQKIDYPYQAYFEVADQSGTMSLVLWNELCPEFYQRFTVGTVLYLQNYTLKQSYSNRSRPQMDHHRLQTFTSVEICLNRHNPTAIITVISPKNVRPEWMLPDVCYQFTCRSELDKLANNAACDVIALVTFVGRVERVKSKMTKGPEKYWTYRWIHAVDGTSDHPFVLELFSSSQMDIFSRICPMTYLVCTQMRLCQVEGSLPYLTSSSETEMFVTGCHKGQPYVSDPRVKSFIQWTKTQKDNAVLQKTAVGGHYCYPHPPRTFTQSAADASVQVPLVSAEDLKQELASLQYREHKKLAIQGQITAVRYMERPKVPDAHQPGDEQTVPDTHSPSAAAEQQSRLPSPSSDGSSAGSGRKRIPVRKTKQSSNDGGTSAKRRLVYKDAEEESHHCDPACEEVQHVETEEDNRDSDALSWESSSWATQRQEVREHLCDGGLYRDSVSRRFSFEEKDVLLQWGNLQPTRWHPDLTADAVPPADCPGYYQVTILGINKQIAVDAACFPVVTSDDPRTVGLSQDPHGNTMLSCLSSGFLCPLGDAASHSETALPEPNEILATAGELEDTHLVCILDLCHLGGDEVEILISKVYKVSEVSFS
- the radx gene encoding RPA-related protein RADX isoform X2, which translates into the protein MERSAVLQSDAPLQLSRKHYLSLWNNDDPEGDMWRSGSSSSVTVLDVSRVTLLSNLGSGLREPWKFLPLLVKIIHKSRLRYYGKFGQKIDYPYQAYFEVADQSGTMSLVLWNELCPEFYQRFTVGTVLYLQNYTLKQSYSNRSRPQMDHHRLQTFTSVEICLNRHNPTAIITVISPKNVRPEWMLPDVCYQFTCRSELDKLANNAACDVIALVTFVGRVERVKSKMTKGPEKYWTYRWIHAVDGTSDHPFVLELFSSSQMDIFSRICPMTYLVCTQMRLCQVEGSLPYLTSSSETEMFVTGCHKGQPYVSDPRVKSFIQWTKTQKDNAVLQKTAVGGHYCYPHPPRTFTQSAADASVQVPLVSAEDLKQELASLQYREHKKLAIQGQITAVRYMERPKVPDAHQPGDEQTVPDTHSPSAAAEQQSRLPSPSSDGSSAGSGRKRIPVRKTKQSSNDGGTSAKRRLVYKDAEEESHHCDPACEEVQHVETEEDNRDSDALSWESSSWATQRQEVREHLCDGGLYRDSVSRRFSFEEKDVLLQWGNLQPTRWHPDLTADAVPPADCPGYYQVTILGINKQIAVDAACFPVVTSDDPRTVGLSQDPHGNTMLSCLSSGFLCPLGDAASHSETALPEPNEILATAGELEDTHLVCILDLCHLGGDEVEILISKVYKVSEVSFS